In one Rhopalosiphum padi isolate XX-2018 chromosome 3, ASM2088224v1, whole genome shotgun sequence genomic region, the following are encoded:
- the LOC132925249 gene encoding jerky protein homolog-like: MWFCQERRKGTPISGPIIKEKAIALHKKLEAGSEFTASEGWIDRWKTRHGVRFVSITGEKLSADAEAAKKFAMKFREIVEQYELLPCQVYNIDETGLNYKMLPNKTLASSNDTVAGTKLIQDRLIIAPCSNADGTHKLPLFVIGKSKKPRAFKNINLSSLPVYYRNQKSAWMDCYLFKSWFIDEFVPSVETDLNQK; encoded by the coding sequence ATGTGGTTTTGCCAAGAAAGAAGGAAAGGTACCCCGATATCTGGGCCCATAATAAAAGAAAAGGCAATAGCTTTGCACAAAAAACTAGAAGCCGGAAGTGAGTTCACCGCTAGTGAAGGCTGGATTGATCGCTGGAAAACCCGTCATGGCGTCCGGTTTGTTTCAATTACTGGAGAAAAACTATCCGCTGATGCTGAGGCGGCCAAGAAGTTTGCTATGAAGTTTCGAGAAATTGTCGAACAATATGAACTGTTACCTTGCCAAGTCTATAACATTGACGAGACAGGCTTAAACTATAAAATGCTTCCAAATAAAACACTCGCTTCATCAAATGATACCGTGGCAGGAACGAAACTTATACAAGATAGGCTAATCATTGCACCTTGCAGCAACGCTGATGGGACACACAAGCTTCCCCTGTTCGTTATTGGTAAATCTAAAAAGCCTAGGgcattcaaaaacataaatttatcttCCTTGCCAGTTTATTATCGCAATCAAAAATCTGCTTGGATGGATTGCTATCTTTTCAAATCTTGGTTTATCGACGAGTTTGTTCCATCTGTTGAAACGGACTTGAATCAAAAATAG